The Syntrophorhabdus sp. genome segment GTCATCGTCCTGGTCACATCCTGGATATGGGATTTTTGATGCCTGTTTCAGGGAAAGCGTTCGACGGACGTCCGGGCGCAGTGGACACGGGACTCCCTTGCGCTTCGCTCAAGGAAGCCGCGGTGCTCCGAGACCGCCTCGATCGGATGCACCCCGGTGGAGTACACCCTGTGACGCTGTGGCCGCGGCACCGGGTGCCTTTTCGGCAGGCACAGACAGGGAACGCTCGATCGGTCTGGGTTCGGGCACCACGGGCGGGTCGGGCGGGTCCCGTCCCTTGTCCGCGAGGGAGATGTCGACGGAAGTGACAAGAAACGCGATCGTGGCCAGGATCAGGACAAGCTTCTTCACCGGATGTTCGTGCCTCCCTGCGTCATATGGACCTGCCGTGGATCTTTCAGCCCGGCAGGCAGACCGTGTAGCCCGAGGGTTGCTGGGGCGCCGGCGGGTCAGGCGGGTCGGCGAGGCAAATGCTTGACGCCGACATCATGAGAAGAGTGGAAATAATGATCCTGGTGATCATTTTCATGGCGCAAACCCCCTTGTTCCAACGTTCACTGCCTTGCGGCCGATCCTGTTAGAAGTTATATGCAAAAGAGGGGGAATTGTCAATAAGTACGAGCCGTTTTGTGTTGACAGGGACGTCCGCGGAGTGCAGAATCTGGGAGGGTTTTTAAGGGAACCCCGTGATCCTGTGCGGAAAAAGGAGCGTATCATGAAGATCTTCCACGTCGATGCCTTCACATCGGAGCCATTCAGCGGCAACCCGGCCGGGGTCTGCATTCTCTCCCATCCCAAGGTGGATGAGTGGATGCGGCGCGTCGCCGCGGAGATGAACCTTTCGGAAACGGCGTTTCTCATCCGTGCGGCTGACGGGTACAACCTGAGATGGTTCACCCCGTTGGTGGAGGTGGACCTGTGCGGGCATGGGACCCTGGCGAGCGCGCACATCCTGTGGCAGGAAGGTCTTGCGGGGAGAGATGAGAAGATCACCTTCCACACACGAAGCGGTGTGCTGACCTGCACGCAGGAGGGGGAATGGATCGGCCTCGATCTTCCCGCGACCCCCGATGCTGAGATCGCTCCCCCGGAGGGTATCGCGGAGGCGCTTGGCGCTGTCCCTTTATACGTGGGCGCCAGCCGCTCCGATTACATCATCGAGGTGGATTCCGAGGAGACGGTGCGGGGCCTTACCCCGGACTATGCCAGGATCCTCGGGATGCCCGTGCGCGGGGTCATCGTG includes the following:
- a CDS encoding PhzF family phenazine biosynthesis protein, which codes for MKIFHVDAFTSEPFSGNPAGVCILSHPKVDEWMRRVAAEMNLSETAFLIRAADGYNLRWFTPLVEVDLCGHGTLASAHILWQEGLAGRDEKITFHTRSGVLTCTQEGEWIGLDLPATPDAEIAPPEGIAEALGAVPLYVGASRSDYIIEVDSEETVRGLTPDYARILGMPVRGVIVTSRAAAGEFDFVSRFFAPAVGVNEDPVTGSAHCCLGPFWGRRLGKEDLIARQVSRRGGVVKVHLAGDRVHLFGQAVTVMGGEIGV